A genomic stretch from Streptomyces sp. QL37 includes:
- a CDS encoding TetR/AcrR family transcriptional regulator produces MTERSSASGGTGLPASIEAAWGLRDRPVKGPKPGLTLDRIVAAAVEVAAAEGLSAVSMGRVAKELGASTMSLYRYVSAKEELYVLMQEAVMGVPEPLPALEEGAGWREAISQWAWAQRRMFGRHLWSLRIPIGGPPASPHMVLWWEQGLQALAGSGLSPGDKISVILLISGFVRNEATLMSDISATVERKGISAEEFMARWERTVRRLVDPVRNPELASLLDTGVMSEPGDPDYEFVFGLARILDGVEALIEKGAPS; encoded by the coding sequence GTGACGGAGAGAAGCAGCGCGTCGGGCGGCACGGGCCTGCCGGCCAGCATCGAGGCCGCGTGGGGTCTGCGGGACCGGCCGGTCAAGGGACCGAAGCCCGGCCTGACGCTGGACCGCATCGTCGCCGCGGCCGTGGAGGTGGCGGCGGCGGAGGGGCTCTCGGCCGTCTCCATGGGCCGGGTCGCCAAGGAACTGGGCGCCTCCACGATGTCGCTCTACCGCTACGTCTCCGCCAAGGAGGAGCTGTACGTCCTCATGCAGGAGGCGGTCATGGGCGTCCCCGAGCCGCTGCCCGCGCTGGAGGAGGGGGCGGGCTGGCGGGAGGCGATCAGCCAGTGGGCGTGGGCCCAGCGCCGGATGTTCGGGCGTCACCTGTGGTCCCTGCGCATCCCGATCGGGGGTCCGCCGGCCAGCCCCCACATGGTGCTGTGGTGGGAACAGGGTCTCCAGGCGCTGGCGGGCAGCGGCCTGTCGCCGGGCGACAAGATCTCGGTGATCCTGCTCATCTCGGGCTTCGTACGGAACGAGGCGACGCTCATGAGCGACATCTCCGCCACGGTCGAGCGCAAGGGAATCTCTGCCGAGGAGTTCATGGCGCGGTGGGAGCGGACCGTGCGCAGGCTCGTCGACCCGGTACGCAATCCGGAGCTGGCGAGCCTGCTGGACACGGGGGTCATGAGTGAACCCGGGGACCCCGACTACGAGTTCGTGTTCGGCCTCGCACGGATCCTCGACGGTGTCGAGGCGCTCATCGAGAAGGGCGCACCGTCATGA
- a CDS encoding TetR family transcriptional regulator yields MSAEKISLRERKKRLTYEAVSEAAISMFLERGFDKVSVAEVAAAADISKPTLFRYFPTKEDLVLHRFADHEDEAARVVGGRPDGTSPLDALRRHHLDGLDRRDPVTGLCDHPNVLAFHRLLYGTPSLVARLYAYQGRSEAALARVLDPGAPVAARLAAGQIIAVLRILAEENWRRIDAGESTAQVYGDAVEAAGLAFAQLESGLLMPRPGEAPR; encoded by the coding sequence ATGAGCGCCGAGAAGATCAGTCTGCGCGAGCGGAAGAAGCGGCTCACCTACGAGGCCGTCTCCGAGGCCGCGATCTCGATGTTCCTCGAACGGGGTTTCGACAAGGTCTCGGTGGCCGAGGTGGCGGCTGCGGCCGACATCTCGAAGCCGACGCTGTTCCGCTACTTCCCCACCAAGGAGGACCTGGTCCTGCACCGGTTCGCCGACCACGAGGACGAGGCGGCCCGCGTCGTCGGCGGACGGCCGGACGGCACCTCCCCCCTGGACGCTCTGCGCCGCCACCACCTCGACGGCCTGGACCGCCGCGACCCGGTGACCGGGCTCTGCGACCACCCGAACGTGCTGGCCTTCCACCGGCTGCTCTACGGGACCCCGTCCCTCGTCGCCCGCCTGTACGCCTACCAGGGCCGCTCCGAGGCCGCGCTCGCCCGCGTCCTCGACCCCGGCGCCCCGGTGGCGGCACGTCTCGCGGCGGGCCAGATCATCGCCGTACTGAGGATCCTGGCCGAGGAGAACTGGCGGCGTATCGACGCGGGGGAGAGCACCGCCCAGGTCTACGGGGACGCGGTGGAGGCCGCCGGTCTGGCCTTCGCCCAGCTGGAGAGCGGGCTGCTCATGCCTCGTCCCGGAGAAGCTCCTCGGTGA
- a CDS encoding phosphotransferase translates to MSAGEGEVLGGGMTHPGAVVRRGDTVERPAQPHTPALHAHLRALAAAGFDGAPTPMGTSDDGLRERLGHVPGDVPLPPFPPWSLTDGALRSVGVLLRRLHRASASLPVDRTVPWAAGLADPEAASLPDTALILCHNDVCPENVVFREGRAAALIDFDLTAPGRPLWDVATAARYWVPMFAEGPDTAHRLRVLADGYGLTAEDRTALLPAVEQAAAAARAFSERRVRDGDPLHVRALAARGGWERWDRHQAWLAAHRAVFTEELLRDEA, encoded by the coding sequence ATGAGCGCGGGCGAGGGAGAAGTGCTGGGCGGCGGCATGACCCATCCGGGCGCCGTCGTCCGACGGGGGGACACGGTCGAGCGGCCGGCCCAGCCGCACACCCCCGCACTCCACGCCCATCTGAGGGCGCTGGCCGCCGCAGGCTTCGACGGCGCCCCCACACCCATGGGGACGAGCGACGACGGCCTCCGCGAGCGGCTCGGCCACGTCCCCGGCGACGTGCCGCTCCCGCCCTTCCCGCCCTGGTCGCTGACGGACGGGGCGCTGCGCTCGGTCGGCGTGCTGCTGCGGCGGCTGCACCGGGCGTCCGCCTCCCTGCCCGTGGACCGCACCGTCCCGTGGGCGGCCGGACTGGCCGACCCGGAAGCCGCGTCACTGCCGGACACCGCCCTGATCCTCTGCCACAACGACGTCTGCCCGGAGAACGTGGTCTTCCGCGAGGGCCGCGCCGCCGCCCTCATCGACTTCGACCTCACCGCTCCCGGCCGTCCGCTGTGGGACGTCGCCACGGCCGCGCGCTACTGGGTGCCGATGTTCGCGGAGGGCCCCGACACCGCGCACCGGCTCCGCGTCCTCGCCGACGGCTACGGTCTGACGGCCGAGGACCGCACCGCTCTCCTCCCGGCGGTCGAACAGGCCGCGGCGGCTGCCCGCGCCTTCAGCGAGCGGCGGGTACGCGACGGCGACCCCCTCCATGTGCGCGCCCTCGCGGCACGCGGCGGCTGGGAGCGCTGGGACCGCCACCAGGCGTGGCTGGCCGCGCACCGCGCCGTGTTCACCGAGGAGCTTCTCCGGGACGAGGCATGA
- a CDS encoding HAD-IA family hydrolase, which yields MTRDLAYDAVLCDLDNVVRFYDVTHLAALERAAGLPEGTTEDIAYAPEVDLPLLLGRITLEEWAGSVALALTHRVGEAKARELGRALAEAPFRADGRVVALLRRIRARVPLVLVTNATPRLAEDLAVLGLADIAHHVVSSAVEGVAKPDPAIYRIAAARAGVPMDRCLFVDDSRENVEAAVALGMTGVHFREPADLHGPFGITPGEA from the coding sequence GTGACACGTGACCTGGCCTACGACGCCGTGCTGTGCGACCTCGACAACGTGGTCCGCTTCTACGACGTGACGCACCTGGCCGCCCTGGAGCGGGCGGCCGGCCTGCCGGAGGGCACCACGGAGGACATCGCGTACGCCCCCGAGGTCGACCTCCCGCTCCTCCTCGGCCGGATCACCCTGGAGGAGTGGGCCGGGTCCGTCGCGCTCGCCCTCACCCACCGGGTCGGCGAGGCCAAGGCCCGGGAGCTGGGCAGGGCGCTCGCGGAGGCGCCGTTCCGGGCGGACGGAAGGGTCGTCGCCCTGCTGCGCCGGATACGGGCCCGCGTACCGCTGGTGCTCGTCACCAACGCCACACCCCGGCTGGCCGAGGACCTCGCCGTCCTGGGGCTCGCGGACATCGCCCACCATGTGGTCAGCAGCGCCGTCGAGGGGGTCGCCAAGCCGGACCCCGCGATCTACCGGATCGCCGCCGCACGGGCCGGGGTGCCGATGGACCGGTGCCTCTTCGTGGACGACAGCCGGGAGAACGTCGAAGCGGCCGTCGCGCTCGGCATGACCGGCGTACATTTCCGCGAACCGGCCGATCTGCACGGGCCGTTCGGCATCACTCCGGGAGAGGCATGA
- a CDS encoding TIGR03618 family F420-dependent PPOX class oxidoreductase, with the protein MNTTDGTKSGPAPRTLTDRALSRILQEQQFGVLAAVRSTGHPHLSTVLYRWAADERVLRVSSTEGRLKTRVLRRNPHASLHVDGGDVWSFAVAEGLAEVSEPTAVAGDAVGRELLSLAPPFDDPADERAFLEQAVAERRVVIRLQVSRLYGAALDVTEKAER; encoded by the coding sequence ATGAACACCACTGACGGGACGAAGAGCGGGCCCGCGCCCCGCACCCTCACCGACCGGGCACTCTCCCGGATCCTCCAGGAGCAGCAGTTCGGAGTGCTCGCAGCGGTCCGTTCCACGGGCCATCCGCACCTGTCGACCGTGCTGTACCGCTGGGCCGCCGACGAGCGCGTCCTGCGCGTCTCCTCCACCGAGGGCCGACTCAAGACCCGCGTCCTGCGGCGGAATCCTCATGCCTCCCTGCATGTCGACGGCGGCGACGTCTGGTCGTTCGCCGTGGCCGAGGGGCTGGCGGAGGTGTCGGAGCCGACCGCGGTCGCCGGAGACGCCGTCGGACGGGAACTCCTCTCCCTGGCACCGCCTTTCGACGACCCCGCGGACGAACGCGCCTTCCTGGAGCAGGCTGTGGCCGAGCGCCGCGTGGTGATCAGGCTCCAGGTGTCGAGGCTGTACGGAGCGGCCCTGGACGTGACGGAGAAGGCCGAGCGGTGA
- a CDS encoding MarR family winged helix-turn-helix transcriptional regulator: MTALTPAARTAPDLSFLLDHTSHVLRTRMAAALDVIGLTARMHCVLVHALEEERTQIQLAEIGDMDKTTMVVTVDALESAGLAERRPSRRDRRARIIAVTEEGARVAVKSQEIVDRVHREALAALPDGDREALLRALDQLATGHLATPSENPRPVRRARQGQG, from the coding sequence ATGACCGCCCTCACTCCCGCCGCCCGCACGGCACCGGACCTGTCCTTCCTCCTCGACCACACCAGCCACGTCCTGCGGACCCGGATGGCGGCCGCACTGGACGTGATCGGGCTGACCGCACGCATGCACTGTGTCCTGGTCCACGCCCTGGAGGAGGAGCGCACCCAGATCCAGCTCGCCGAGATCGGCGACATGGACAAGACCACGATGGTGGTGACCGTGGACGCCCTGGAGAGCGCGGGGCTGGCCGAGCGGCGCCCCTCCAGGCGCGACCGGCGGGCCCGGATCATCGCCGTGACCGAGGAAGGCGCCCGGGTCGCCGTGAAGAGCCAGGAAATCGTCGACCGGGTACACCGGGAGGCCCTGGCAGCCCTCCCCGACGGTGACCGCGAGGCGCTGCTGCGCGCACTTGACCAGCTGGCCACGGGCCACCTGGCCACCCCCTCGGAGAACCCCCGGCCCGTGCGGCGGGCGCGCCAGGGGCAGGGATAG
- a CDS encoding deoxyxylulose-5-phosphate synthase, which produces MPPSKTSYVCLPCRASYKQPYDRERTDRVCPRCAGTLTHVGSAFAAPRRRDTDAWRALSVLVNAGVRFHMGCCDGPGYRPRTLREVKERMAYAERTGEPYAKSLLRYELPR; this is translated from the coding sequence ATGCCTCCGTCCAAGACCTCGTACGTCTGCCTGCCGTGCCGGGCCTCGTACAAGCAGCCCTACGACAGGGAGCGGACCGACCGCGTCTGCCCCCGGTGCGCCGGGACGCTGACCCATGTCGGCTCCGCCTTCGCGGCCCCGCGGCGGCGGGACACCGACGCGTGGCGGGCCCTCTCGGTGCTGGTGAACGCCGGCGTCCGCTTCCATATGGGCTGCTGCGACGGACCGGGCTACCGCCCGCGCACGCTGCGCGAGGTGAAGGAGCGCATGGCCTACGCCGAGAGAACCGGGGAGCCGTACGCGAAGTCCCTGCTCCGGTACGAGCTGCCGCGGTAG
- a CDS encoding DinB family protein: protein MTAPDAKADLHFYLQSARDALLWKLEGLSEYDARRPLTPTGTNLLGLVKHVASVELGYLGDTFGRPSGEALPWVEDGAEPNADMWATADESREQIVGLYRRAWAHADATLDALPLETVGTVPWWPSHRAEVTLHHAVVRVIGDTHRHAGHADIVRELVDGAVGMSKGNDSIPPGDAAWWADHRSRLERAAREADRGA from the coding sequence ATGACCGCACCCGATGCCAAGGCCGACCTCCACTTCTACCTGCAGTCGGCCCGTGACGCCCTGCTCTGGAAGCTCGAAGGGCTCTCCGAGTACGACGCACGACGCCCCCTGACGCCGACCGGCACCAACCTCCTGGGCCTGGTCAAGCACGTGGCCAGTGTGGAACTGGGCTACCTCGGCGACACGTTCGGGCGGCCGTCCGGCGAGGCGCTGCCGTGGGTCGAGGACGGGGCCGAGCCCAACGCGGACATGTGGGCGACCGCCGACGAGTCGCGGGAGCAGATCGTGGGGCTCTACCGCCGGGCCTGGGCCCACGCGGACGCGACGCTCGACGCGCTGCCGCTGGAGACGGTCGGCACCGTCCCGTGGTGGCCGAGCCACCGGGCCGAGGTGACGCTGCACCATGCCGTGGTCCGCGTCATCGGCGACACGCACCGGCACGCCGGGCACGCCGACATCGTCCGCGAACTCGTCGACGGGGCCGTGGGGATGAGCAAGGGCAACGACAGCATCCCGCCGGGCGACGCCGCGTGGTGGGCGGACCACCGGAGCCGGCTGGAGCGCGCGGCCCGTGAAGCCGACCGGGGTGCGTGA
- a CDS encoding AAA family ATPase, which produces MIVWLNGTHGAGKTTTSALVQKLIPDSRVFDAEKVGETLMDITPGLPWTGNFQDWPPWRPLVVETARHVLDYAGGTLVMPMTVLVEQYWREISAGLARHRIPVRHFVLHADQDTLRGRIEGDLVLGPSTFRLQHLEPYAEAARTWLHDEAEVIDTTDLTPAQAAERIASSTAG; this is translated from the coding sequence ATGATCGTGTGGCTCAACGGCACCCACGGCGCCGGCAAGACGACGACCAGCGCGCTCGTGCAGAAGCTGATCCCGGATTCGCGGGTGTTCGACGCCGAGAAGGTCGGCGAGACGCTCATGGACATCACTCCGGGACTGCCCTGGACGGGCAACTTCCAGGACTGGCCGCCGTGGCGGCCCCTCGTGGTCGAGACCGCACGCCACGTGCTCGACTACGCCGGCGGCACCCTGGTGATGCCCATGACCGTGCTGGTCGAGCAGTACTGGCGCGAGATCAGCGCGGGCCTCGCCCGGCACAGGATCCCGGTGCGGCACTTCGTCCTCCACGCGGACCAGGACACCCTGCGCGGCCGCATCGAGGGGGACCTCGTTCTCGGCCCCTCCACGTTCCGCCTCCAGCACCTCGAGCCCTACGCCGAGGCGGCACGCACCTGGCTGCACGACGAGGCCGAGGTGATCGACACCACGGACCTCACCCCCGCCCAGGCCGCGGAACGCATCGCAAGCTCCACGGCCGGCTGA
- a CDS encoding helix-turn-helix transcriptional regulator — protein MASLNVGNLGEYLREQRRTAQLSLRQLADAAGVSNPYLSQIERGLRKPSAEVLQQVAKALRISAETLYVRAGILDEREREELETRAVILADPSINERQKSVLLQIYDSFRRENGFDVAPDTGAEFHGAADAESRIGADAESGTDADGAGPDARGPRTAGGSDADPPAN, from the coding sequence ATGGCATCACTCAACGTCGGCAATCTCGGTGAGTACCTGCGTGAGCAGCGGCGTACCGCGCAGCTCTCCCTGCGGCAGCTCGCCGACGCCGCCGGAGTGTCCAATCCGTATCTCAGCCAGATCGAGCGCGGTCTGCGCAAGCCGAGTGCCGAGGTGCTGCAGCAGGTCGCCAAGGCCCTGCGGATCTCGGCCGAGACGCTCTATGTGCGGGCCGGGATCCTCGACGAGCGGGAGCGGGAGGAGCTGGAGACGCGGGCGGTCATATTGGCCGATCCGTCGATCAACGAGCGGCAGAAGAGCGTGCTGCTGCAGATCTACGACTCCTTCCGCCGGGAGAACGGTTTCGATGTCGCGCCCGACACCGGCGCCGAGTTCCACGGTGCCGCCGACGCGGAGAGCAGAATCGGTGCCGACGCGGAAAGCGGTACCGACGCGGACGGTGCCGGTCCGGATGCCCGCGGCCCCCGCACGGCCGGCGGCAGTGATGCAGACCCACCAGCGAACTGA
- a CDS encoding DUF2516 family protein, whose translation MLLEAFGSFLQLLYLAMLVLAVVALVFAVTAREDAYRAADKQKKSFWLIILGVTVFVNLVIPILFLQIAGVIASIVFMVDVRPAIKAVSGGGGRRGGSSSDGPYGPYNGGR comes from the coding sequence GTGTTGCTCGAAGCATTCGGCTCGTTCCTCCAGCTGCTGTACCTGGCCATGCTCGTCCTGGCCGTGGTCGCGCTGGTCTTCGCCGTGACGGCGCGGGAGGACGCCTACCGGGCCGCGGACAAGCAGAAGAAGTCCTTCTGGCTGATCATCCTCGGCGTCACGGTCTTCGTGAACCTCGTCATCCCGATCCTGTTCCTGCAGATCGCGGGTGTGATCGCGTCCATCGTCTTCATGGTGGACGTCCGGCCGGCGATCAAGGCCGTGTCGGGTGGCGGCGGCCGTCGTGGAGGCTCCAGCAGCGACGGACCGTACGGCCCCTACAACGGCGGGCGCTGA